The following nucleotide sequence is from Acidiferrobacteraceae bacterium.
CTCGGTTCAGACCTGATCCGTACCGTTCGGGGTGTGGGCTACATCATCGACGACCCGCGATGAATCCCTCACTCCGCAGTCGCCTCCTGCTCACGATTCTGGTCCTGTTCGTCTTTGGATGGCTCTCCGTGATTCTTGTCACCTATGCGGTGGTATCCCACAGGATCAACGACCTCTTCAATGCGGAGCTGGCCCAGGACGCCCGCGTACTCAGCTATTTGGCACGCACCGGACTTGCGGATCACAAAGCTCGGCACGGAATCACCGCAGATGCCCTGCCAACCCGCCACCCGGAACTGATCGCCTTTCAGGTCTGGGACGGTCCCCGACTGGTACTTCAGTCCGCCGATACACCGGGATTTCCGGGACCAGCCAAAAACGGTTTCCGAAACGTTGAGCAGGATGGCCAAACCTGGCATGTGTACACTCAAATTGACCCCACGGACGGACTTGGAGTTGTGGTGGCCGAACCCACCGGTCTGCGCGACCAACTGACGGCCGAGTTCGTTCGCGACTCGATCTATCCCCTGCTCCTTGCCACTCCGCTGCTCGCCGTGCTGATCTGGTTTGGCGTTGGCCGCGGGCTCGCGCCCATGGCGAGACTTGAACAACAGGTCGATCAACGTTCGCCCGAGTTTCTGCAGCCCGTATCGACCGACGAAGTGCCGGAAGAGCTGCTTCCCCTGATCGACCGGCTGAACGCGCTGCTGCAGCGCCTGCAGGACGCCCTGGAAACAGAGCGCCGGTTTACCTCTGATGCGGCCCACGAGATTCGCACACCCCTGGCGGCAATCCGGACCCACGCCCAGGTCGCCATGCGCGCTCCCAATGCCGATACGCGACAGACGGCCCTTTCCGAAATTGTTTCTGGAGTGGATCGTACGGCGCACATGGTCGAGCAATTGCTAACACTGGCCCGTCTTGATCATGAGGCCATGGAACAAGGCTTCGAAACGGTCGATCTTGGCCAATTGGTACAGGAGACTGCTGCATCCATCATTCCCTATGCACGAGATCGAAGTATTGATTTGCAGGTGGATGTCCAGGGCCCGATC
It contains:
- a CDS encoding ATP-binding protein: MNPSLRSRLLLTILVLFVFGWLSVILVTYAVVSHRINDLFNAELAQDARVLSYLARTGLADHKARHGITADALPTRHPELIAFQVWDGPRLVLQSADTPGFPGPAKNGFRNVEQDGQTWHVYTQIDPTDGLGVVVAEPTGLRDQLTAEFVRDSIYPLLLATPLLAVLIWFGVGRGLAPMARLEQQVDQRSPEFLQPVSTDEVPEELLPLIDRLNALLQRLQDALETERRFTSDAAHEIRTPLAAIRTHAQVAMRAPNADTRQTALSEIVSGVDRTAHMVEQLLTLARLDHEAMEQGFETVDLGQLVQETAASIIPYARDRSIDLQVDVQGPIAVRGNRITLQTLLRNLLDNAVRYSPAGGTVSVNVQSLPSGEIQLAVEDSGPGIPVELRQRVFDRFYRAAPSGTSGCGLGLSICDRIADLHRARIEFDASARFRGLCALIRFLTPAGAA